GAAACGGCAGATCATAGGTAATCTCCTTCATTTCAGCTTCTACGGATATATTAAAATTCATGGCGCCAACGAAAAAAGTAGCATCGGTAGGTAGAAGAGAATAATTATGGCAATATTTGTTGAAGATCCAGGTAAAGCTGTAACTCCCGTCTTCAGGATTGGTTTTTGTTATACCATAAACCTGGTTGTTATCAAGACATACCAGCTTAACCTCAGTTTCCACCGGCTCTTTTGTCAGAACATTTGTTGCTATACCTGAAACTGAGTAAACAAGGTAGGGCTTTAATGCGTCCTGGAGATTTATTCTATAAATAGCAGAAGCCCCTCCGCCACTATTGCTTACCGAACCGGTGAATTGTCCGCCCCGTTTCTCTGATTCACGGGGGCTTTTTACAAAATATGCCTGATCGCCAGAGTATGGAATTGTGAAACAGGATTCATTTCCATCTGAATTGATCTCAGGCCCCTGGTTTTCAGGTTCTGACCAGTTTTGCCAGGTATCATCAAGTCTTATCGTTTTATATATATCGTAGCCCCCATAACTGCTAAATCCTTTGGAAGAAAAATAAAGCGAAACTCCATCTGCAGCTAAAAATGGGGAGATCTCATCAGAGGCAGTATTGACTGTTGGGCCAAGATTAAACGGGGTTGACCAACTATTTTCAGATTCTACTAAACTAACGTACAGATCCCTTTCACCATAACCATCATCTCTGTTTAATGACATTAAAAGATATTTTCCGTCATCAGAAAGTTCAAATTCAACATTAATGTTATTACTTTTAAATTTCTTAATGGTTTGTTTTTGAGGAGCACTCCAACCATCGATAGTTTTCTTAGCGATAAAAAGCCCATAACCCCGGTGAAAGGACCAGGGCGAGCTGTCTGCTGCTTCATCATATTTCCTTACCAATAAAAGAGAATTGCCATCCGGTGATATCGAACAGGCAAAATTATCAGAATTGTTATTAAATGGTGCACCAATATTGACTGCATTTGTCCAGGCGCCATCATTTTTTACAGTTGAATAATATATATCATTGCTATCTTTTACACCACCAATATTTTCAGGTGAATTTGCACGGGCAAAAAAAAGTGTTTTCCCGTCTGAAGAAATTACAGGATAATCTTCCAGGTAGGTGGTATTGATGCTATTTCCTAATTTCTCCGGTTTATATGAAACTTTTTCTGCGCCTTGAAAGGCATGCAGGATAAATTCATCCTTTAAACCGTCAGGAAGATTTATCGCAGCTTTTATTCGCAGTTTTGAAGCAGAAATGCCGATAGCGTCAATATATATCTGTGTATGCCAGGTTTTTCCGTCTATCAATAATTCTATAGCAGCTACTTTAAAATCAGTCAAAGGAAAGATGGCATTCAGCATCCTGCTTTTCTCTTCAAGCCGGAGCGCTTTTTCATCATAGACTATCTTTGAAATATTTTCGGTTGAATCCCAGGCAATGATACCGTATATAGAGCCCGGATGATAGTTTTCAGCAACAACAACCTGCCTGATCTGCATTGGCTTTTTAAATCTGACTTTTATCGATACTTCCTTTTCTTTAATATCAGGGACCCATGAGCACACCCCCTGTCCTCCCTGCGGCATTATATTGGGTTTGCCAAGTACCTGCTGAGCAGACCATTTTGTATCACTATATTGTGAAGAAAATCCGACCACTTCAGATGCCCATTGCACGGTTTGGGCATGAGATATAGTTGTGATTGCAGATAGGATAATATAATAAAGGTATTTCACTGATTTTATGATTATATGGTTGAGTCCACTCTAAAAAGTCTTTTTTGCCACAAAAGCACAAAAACACTAAATCCCACTAAAGATTAACTAATTGATTTCCAGGGTTTTGTGGGATTTAGTGCTTTGGTGGTTTAGTGGCATTTTTATTTTTTGGACTTTTTAGAGTGGACTCAACAATGGAACAATAGAACAATGATATATCATTTCTTCAAGATCGTAAACTCCACCCTCCTGTTCAACTGCCTTCCCTCATCCGTATCATTGTCAGACACCGGCTTGGTTTCACCGTATCCTTTAACGAGCATTCTCTCTTTAACAGTTCCTTTTTTGATTAAATAGTCTGCCACGGCTTGTGCTCTTTTTTGCGAAAGTTTAGTGTTGTTTATATCAGAGCCGACATTATCAGTATGACCGGATACTTCAATTGAAATTGTTGAAAAGTCCTGTAAAAGCTTAAGCATCCTGTTTAATTCAGGTAAAGATTCATCTTTTAAGTTTGCTTTTCCTGTCTGAAAAAATATACTGTTCAACCGCATAGTTTGCCCTATTTCAATAGGAACCAAAGACAAGTCAAAAGACAGGTCTTTAAGCTTGGCAACGTTGGCTATATCAAGATTTAGGGTAACCGGGAAAAAAGAAGAATCGGTAGCAAGCACTGAATATGTAAAGCAATCTGCATCATGAACAAATGTAAGACTATAGCTGCCATCTTCAGCTTTGGTTTTTGCAATACTAACCACCTCTCCATTTTCAAGGCAAATAACAGATACTTCGGTTTCTACCGGCTCCTTGGTTTTTGTATTGGTAACCTTTCCGGAAATCTGAAGTATAGACAAATCAAAATTTAAGTTTTTTAATTCACCCTTCATGTCAATTGTTTCTATATTTAAACCTCCGGGAAATAAAACAGTATCTGAAGCAAGCACTTCATATTTAAAACAATCACCACCGGTAGCAAATATCATATTATAGCTGCCATCAACCGGGTTGGTTTTTGTAATGCCAATGATCTTATTATCATCTAGGCAGCGGACAATAATCTCTGTTTCAATCGGCTTTCCTGTCAATACATTTGTCGCCTTTCCTGAAATTGGAATAACCTGCAAGTCAAAGGTTAAGTCTTTTCGTTCAGCTATTTCAAAAATATCAATAATTAAACCACCGGGAAATAAGGTAGTATCCGAAGCGATCACGGCATATTTGAAACAATCTTTTCCTGCAATGGTGATCTTGTAGCTGCCATCTTTAGGATTGGTAAAAGTAGAAGCGATTTCCTGATCTGTATCTATACATTTTATCGTAATTTTTGTTTCAATGGGCTCATCTGTCAGCACATTTTTTGCTATACCACTTATAGGCAGAAGCTCAAGGTCAAAATTTATATCTTTTAGTTCAGCAACTTCAAAAATGTCTATTAACAGGCTATCAGGCAATAAAAAAGGATCGGAAGCAAGGAGTTTGTATTGATGGCAATAGACAGTATCAAGATATGTAATAATATAATTCCCAGTCTCCGGATCGTTTTTTGCATAGCCAATGATCTTGTCATTATCCAGACAATGGATCGTAAGGTCTGTTTGAATGGGCTGACCGGTTACAGCGTTAGTTACTTTACCATAAACATTGATAAGTGATATACGTTGCAGCGCATAGAGTTTTCTGCCAAAGCAGCCAAAATAGACCACTCCTTCAGAAACAGTGGGAGAAGATAACACTCCGCCATGAGTTCTATATTTCCATTCTTCCAGACCGGTTTTTGCATCAACAGCATATAGATATTTACCTCGTGTACCAAAATAAACCTTGTCATCAAATACTATTGGTGAAGATACCACATCTCCTTTTGTTTTGAATTGCCAGATTTTCCTGCCGTTTTTTTTATTTACAGCATAGAGCAATTTACCGTGGCTGCTGATATAAACCACATCATCCGCTATGGCAGGTGTAGATAACACACCGCCTTTGGTTTTAAAGCTCCACTTCTGCAACCCGGTTTTAGCATCCACAGCATAGAGATACTTGTCGTAACTTCCAAAATAGACAATACCTTCTGATATAACAGGTGCATGCCGCACATTGGCATTGAGCTGTATTTTCCAGATATCTTTCCCTGTATTTACATCCACAGCGTGAAGATATTTCCCATAGCTTCCGAAAAAAGCCATTTCCCCGGCAATTGCAGGGAGGGATGTTATACCGTCTTTGATTTTAAACTTCCATTTTAGCTGCCCGGTTTTTGCATCAACTGCATAAAAATATTTATCATAACTCCCGAAGAAAACCACTTCATTTACAACTATGGGTGAAGATAACGCTCCGCCTTTTGCTTTGAATTTCCATTTCTCCAGCCCTGTTTTAATATCTACAGCATAGAGATAATTTCCATGGCTGGTGTAATAAACAGTACTTTCTTCAATAGCCGGACGATATCCTGAATGATTTTTGGTTTTATACCTCCATTTCTCTTGTCCGGAAGCCAGATCTACTGCGTACAGGCTTTTATTATAGCATCCAAAGTAGGCAATACCCTCAGATATTACCGGTGATGACAACACGCCACCTCTGGTTTTGTACTTCCAAACAGTATGTGTAAATTCCCTTTCTAATTTCTGGGCATTAGCATTATTGAATAGCCCTGTTAAATAAAAGAGATTTAACAGGGTAAACATGACGCATAGCCCCGCCATAGGGCGGGGTATAGTGAAAATAGTTAAGATGTTTTTCATTGTCATTTGCGTTTTTAGTCTTTATTTTCAATTACCTCAAAAGGCACACTCACATAATCTCTAAAATCCTCTCCATCTTCTTTGTAACTCTCATCTCCTTTATCATAATACCACTGAATCTTAACGTCAAATCCCTTTTTATGGAGATCATCTAATTTATTGAAAATATTTAATATACATATTGAAGTACCTGTGTTATAATACGTAAATGACATTTTCATTACAGTTTTTTGGTGAGGTGCTTTGCTATAGCGGTGTATATAATCTAATAATGGTTGAAAAAAAATCATAGTATTATAAGATATGGACCTGCCTTTAATTTCAAATATACCTTTGTCCGGATCAAAATTTATTGCAGGGGTTTGGTATGTCTCTTTTATCTGTAATTTTTCCATAATTTATTTTTTTTCTCGCAAAGCCGCAAAGTGAGCAAAGTGCGCAAAGTTTTTATGTTTTTATAGATTATTTACGATTCTGGTAATACCATCTTTTATCAAATTTACTCTAAAATTAACAAGCAGACCTAACTTTAATTCAGAGTGTTTTAAGTATGTTAATGTTATTTTCTTATGAACTGGTGCAATGAGTTCAATAGACTTTATTTCTCCTAATACTTTATTTTCAACTATAATATCTGATCTAAACCCAAGATCCATTTCTACACCATCATAATTTACTTTAATCACTTGTTGCCTTTTGTATTTTATACCAAGCTTATCAAGTTCATGACAAATAGCAGCTTCATAAACAGATTCAAGCAAACCAGGTCCTAAAGTTCTATGAACTTTTAAGAAAATATTAACTAATATTTTTGCTAATTCATTTTCTGTCATAATAATTAACTTTGCGTCCTTTTTTTTCTTTGCGCCTTTGCGAGAAAATTTTTTCAAAATCTCATCCCCATCACCAATATATCATCCGTCTGCTCATAATTTTGACCTGTGATAGGGTCGGTGTAAGCTTTCCATTCATTTATGGTTGTATTGAGTATTTGTTTTTGCTGCTTTAGTGGTTTTTTATGTATGGATAATAATAATTTTTTAAACCTGTGGAACATAAGTTTTTGATTTTCGCTACCTCCTAGCTGGTCTGCATACCCGTCTGAAAAGGTGTATATGATATCACCTGGTAGTATTTTTATATGATGATTCGTGAAAGGATCATTTTGTTTGAAATGTACGCCTACAGACATTCTGTCAGCTTTTGTTTCTATGAGCTGTCCGTCTCTTATAAGGTATAAAGAGTTAAATGCGCCTGCAAATTGAAGCGATTTAGCCGAAGGAATACCATTACGTATGGTAGTATTTATAACACATAAAGCAATGTCCATACCTTCTTGTGCTTCTCCTTCTTTTCCTGTTTGATGGAGTGATTCGATGATCAATGCCCTTAATTCGTCCAATATTTCATTTGGCTTCACTATCTTTTTGCTAACAATAATTTCATTTAATAAAGCAACACCAAGAATACTCATAAAGGCGCCAGGCACACCGTGGCCTGTACAGTCTGCAATGGCCGTGATGAGAGTAGAAGCCCCCCCTAAATCCACAGCCCCCCTTTGGGGAGGACGATGTCCAGTGGACATCGGGCCAGCATTGCGGGAGGCTGGGGGGCTGTTAAGGGAGTTGATCCAGTAAAAATCACCGCTTACTATATCTTTCGGCTTGAAAAGTATAAAATGGTCTGGGAGGCTTTTGGTTATATATTCTTCAGGTGGTAAAATAGCTTTCTGAATTTGCTGTGCATATTCAACGCTATCTGTTATATGTTTTTTCTGCTTCACTACTTCCGATGTTCTCTCTTCCACTTTATGCTCTAATACTCTTTGTTGTTTTTTCAAAGTCCGCTCTCTATATTTAATGTAGGAGAAAACACCTAATATAATAAATATTATTGCTAGTATTTTGAATGTAATTGTCTGCCACCACCGCGGAGTGATAATAATTGTAATATTGACACTTCGCTCTGTCCAAACTCCGTCATTGTTAGACCCTTTTACTTTAAATATATATTCGCCATGGTCTAAATTGGTATAGGTGGCATAGCGTTTTGTACCTACATAGTTCCAGCTATTTTCAAAACCTGCCATTTTATAGGCATATTGGTTCTTTGCAGGGTTGCTGTAATGCAGGACAGCAAATTCAAAGTACAGTACATTTTCTTTATGTGATAAAATGATAGTATCAGTGTAACTAATGTGTTTTGGCATGTAATAACGGTCATTGATTTTAATAACAGCATTGTCATTAGACATTCGCAGAGACGCCCAATTTGGGCGTCTCTGCGAATGTCTAATGACTAATACCGGTTGATTAAATATCTGGAAATTTGTAATCACTATCGGTGGTGGTATCGGGTTATCCTTCACGCTATCAGGGTAAAAAGCATTAAACCCATTGATACCCCCAAAATACATCAATCCGCTTTTGCCTTTATGGTAAGCTCCTTGATTAAATTCATTACTCTGTAAGCCATCACTTACATCGTAGTTTCTAAACGCAGGACGCATGGAGCTTGTCCCCGCCAACTGACGGGATTCCTTACCCCCAAGCCTTTTTTCACCCTGGTCTGGTGGAGTAAATTTAAAAATTCCATTATTAGTGCTCCCCCAGACATTCCCCTTATCATCGATCAATACACCATACACTAAATCATTGGGTAAAACATTCGCACCGGGTTTATCAGGGATATCAGTTGCACGCCAGCTTGTAAATTTTTGAGTTTTTCCGAAGGGATCACTACGTGAAGGGGCAAAGCAGTTCAGTCCGCCTCTTGTTCCAATCCAGAGAGTTCCGCTTAAGTCCTCACGGATAGCCCGGATGTCGTTATGAGAAATACTGGTAGGGTCATTGGGATCGTGCATAAAATGAATGAATTTTATTCCGGGCAAATGAGAGGAATACTCTTTTTCAATAGCAGTTCGTTTGTTATAAGTAGATCCTTTGTTATCACCACCAGAGGACTTCCCCGAATAACTAGGGGGGACAGGCGCGGAAGCCAGGACAAGCCGGTTCAATCCGCCTCCATTAGTCCCAATCCAGAGCGTTCCCTCTGAATCCTCCAGGATGGTTACGATATAGTTATTAGAAATGCTGGCAGGGTCATTGGGGTTGTGCTTGAAATGTGTAAATCCTGGTTTGGGATCAAAGCGATTTAGTCCGCCCCCGTTAGTCCCAATCCAGAGTATTCCCTGTGAATCCTCAATGATGACCCGTATCTGATCATGGGAAATACTAACAGGGTCAGCAGCATTATGCACGAAATGCGTGAATTTTTGGGTTTTAGGATCAAGGCGGTTCAATCCTCCTCCGTATGTTCCAATCCACAGCGCTCCCTGAGAATCCTCGCAAATGGCCCGTACGTCATTATGAGAAATAGTGGTGGGGTCACTAGGGTCATGTACTAAATGAGTAAATTTTCGAGTTTCAGGATCAAAGTGGTTTAATCCCGCATCATTGGTTCCTATCCAGAGCGCTCCATGCGAATCCTCAAGAATGGCCCAGATGTGGTTACTAGAAATGCTGGCGGGGTTATTGGGGTCGTGCACCAAATGGGTGAATTTTGCTGTATTAAGGTCCAGGCGATTCAGTTCACCACCGTGAGTTCCTATCCATAATGCACCCTGGAAATCCTCAAAGATTGCCACGATGATGTTATGAGAAATGCTGGAAGGTTCATTGGGATTATGCTTGAAATGTGTAAATTTTTGGGTTTTGTGATCAAAGCGATTCAGCCCGCCTCCATTAGTTCCAATCCAGAGCACTCTCTTCGAATCTTCCCGGATAGCCCGGATGTAGTTATTAGAAATGCTGAAGGGTTCATTGGGGTTGTGCTTAAAGTGTGCGAATTTTTTGGTTTTAGAATTAAAGCGATTTAATCCGCCTCCATTAGTCCCAATCCAGAGTGCACCCTGTGAATCCTCCCGGATAGCCCGGATGTCGTTATGAGAAATACTAGTAGGATCATTGGAGTCATGTTTAAAACGTATAAATTTTTGGGTTGCACGGTTAAAACAATTTAATCCTCCTCCGTTAGTCCCAATCCAGAGCACTCCATGTGAATCCTCACAGACTACTTGAATATTATTATGAGAAATACTGACTGGGTCATTGGGATCATGCTTATAATGAGTGAACACGACCCTGCCACCCTTGTTATCGGGAATTTGGTTAGGATCAAGGCGGTTCAGTCCGTCTTTTGTGCCAATCCAAAGCACACCCTGCGGATCTTCCCAGATGGTCAGAATATCGTTGTGAGAAATACTACCAGAGTCATTTGGATCATGCACTAAATGAGTGAATTTTTGGGTTTTAGGGTCATAACAGTTCAGTCCGTCTCTTGTGCCAATCCAAAGCGTTCCCTGCGAATCCTCCAGAATAGCCCAGACGTGGTTATGAGAAATGCTGGTCGGATCATTAGGGTTATGCTTAAAATGGGTGAATGTATAACCGTCAAATCTGTTAAGCCCATCCTGGGTGCCAATCCAGATAAATCCTTTACTATCCTGGGTTATACAATTAGCAGTACTCTGAGAAAGTCCATCCTTAAGTGTATAATGAGTGAATTTGATTGAGGAAGATTGCTGACTATAAATTGCCTGGATTAAACCTGACAGAGGTGGTGCAGGGGGTTGAGCAAGGGCAGTGTAAGTAAGAAAAGTTAACAATATAAGGGGGATTCTGAGCATTGGTGATTATATTATTTGTATCGGAATGTAGTTTGTTTTAAATGAAACTTATGTTCAAATCTATCCGTTGTGCTTTTAATGAATAGTTACCTGGTTCT
The DNA window shown above is from Cytophagales bacterium and carries:
- a CDS encoding GxxExxY protein, which encodes MTENELAKILVNIFLKVHRTLGPGLLESVYEAAICHELDKLGIKYKRQQVIKVNYDGVEMDLGFRSDIIVENKVLGEIKSIELIAPVHKKITLTYLKHSELKLGLLVNFRVNLIKDGITRIVNNL
- a CDS encoding SpoIIE family protein phosphatase; this translates as MLRIPLILLTFLTYTALAQPPAPPLSGLIQAIYSQQSSSIKFTHYTLKDGLSQSTANCITQDSKGFIWIGTQDGLNRFDGYTFTHFKHNPNDPTSISHNHVWAILEDSQGTLWIGTRDGLNCYDPKTQKFTHLVHDPNDSGSISHNDILTIWEDPQGVLWIGTKDGLNRLDPNQIPDNKGGRVVFTHYKHDPNDPVSISHNNIQVVCEDSHGVLWIGTNGGGLNCFNRATQKFIRFKHDSNDPTSISHNDIRAIREDSQGALWIGTNGGGLNRFNSKTKKFAHFKHNPNEPFSISNNYIRAIREDSKRVLWIGTNGGGLNRFDHKTQKFTHFKHNPNEPSSISHNIIVAIFEDFQGALWIGTHGGELNRLDLNTAKFTHLVHDPNNPASISSNHIWAILEDSHGALWIGTNDAGLNHFDPETRKFTHLVHDPSDPTTISHNDVRAICEDSQGALWIGTYGGGLNRLDPKTQKFTHFVHNAADPVSISHDQIRVIIEDSQGILWIGTNGGGLNRFDPKPGFTHFKHNPNDPASISNNYIVTILEDSEGTLWIGTNGGGLNRLVLASAPVPPSYSGKSSGGDNKGSTYNKRTAIEKEYSSHLPGIKFIHFMHDPNDPTSISHNDIRAIREDLSGTLWIGTRGGLNCFAPSRSDPFGKTQKFTSWRATDIPDKPGANVLPNDLVYGVLIDDKGNVWGSTNNGIFKFTPPDQGEKRLGGKESRQLAGTSSMRPAFRNYDVSDGLQSNEFNQGAYHKGKSGLMYFGGINGFNAFYPDSVKDNPIPPPIVITNFQIFNQPVLVIRHSQRRPNWASLRMSNDNAVIKINDRYYMPKHISYTDTIILSHKENVLYFEFAVLHYSNPAKNQYAYKMAGFENSWNYVGTKRYATYTNLDHGEYIFKVKGSNNDGVWTERSVNITIIITPRWWQTITFKILAIIFIILGVFSYIKYRERTLKKQQRVLEHKVEERTSEVVKQKKHITDSVEYAQQIQKAILPPEEYITKSLPDHFILFKPKDIVSGDFYWINSLNSPPASRNAGPMSTGHRPPQRGAVDLGGASTLITAIADCTGHGVPGAFMSILGVALLNEIIVSKKIVKPNEILDELRALIIESLHQTGKEGEAQEGMDIALCVINTTIRNGIPSAKSLQFAGAFNSLYLIRDGQLIETKADRMSVGVHFKQNDPFTNHHIKILPGDIIYTFSDGYADQLGGSENQKLMFHRFKKLLLSIHKKPLKQQKQILNTTINEWKAYTDPITGQNYEQTDDILVMGMRF
- a CDS encoding DUF1987 domain-containing protein, with translation MEKLQIKETYQTPAINFDPDKGIFEIKGRSISYNTMIFFQPLLDYIHRYSKAPHQKTVMKMSFTYYNTGTSICILNIFNKLDDLHKKGFDVKIQWYYDKGDESYKEDGEDFRDYVSVPFEVIENKD
- a CDS encoding OmpA family protein translates to MKYLYYIILSAITTISHAQTVQWASEVVGFSSQYSDTKWSAQQVLGKPNIMPQGGQGVCSWVPDIKEKEVSIKVRFKKPMQIRQVVVAENYHPGSIYGIIAWDSTENISKIVYDEKALRLEEKSRMLNAIFPLTDFKVAAIELLIDGKTWHTQIYIDAIGISASKLRIKAAINLPDGLKDEFILHAFQGAEKVSYKPEKLGNSINTTYLEDYPVISSDGKTLFFARANSPENIGGVKDSNDIYYSTVKNDGAWTNAVNIGAPFNNNSDNFACSISPDGNSLLLVRKYDEAADSSPWSFHRGYGLFIAKKTIDGWSAPQKQTIKKFKSNNINVEFELSDDGKYLLMSLNRDDGYGERDLYVSLVESENSWSTPFNLGPTVNTASDEISPFLAADGVSLYFSSKGFSSYGGYDIYKTIRLDDTWQNWSEPENQGPEINSDGNESCFTIPYSGDQAYFVKSPRESEKRGGQFTGSVSNSGGGASAIYRINLQDALKPYLVYSVSGIATNVLTKEPVETEVKLVCLDNNQVYGITKTNPEDGSYSFTWIFNKYCHNYSLLPTDATFFVGAMNFNISVEAEMKEITYDLPFLSLSGKAINVATKQPIVTVVRLICLDRGEIVATTKTSAKDGSYNFSLLISADCHKYSLLAADTALFPVSINFDVEQIAELKDESFDLELIPIEEKQTIRLNSIFFELGKSALQDESLPELNRMVKFMKDRPSLQIEIAGHTDNIGSHKNNHKLSHDRSKAVSDFLIQFGINKKRMHVKGYGENKPVASNDTKKGRRLNRRVEFTILKK
- a CDS encoding PQQ-binding-like beta-propeller repeat protein; amino-acid sequence: MTMKNILTIFTIPRPMAGLCVMFTLLNLFYLTGLFNNANAQKLEREFTHTVWKYKTRGGVLSSPVISEGIAYFGCYNKSLYAVDLASGQEKWRYKTKNHSGYRPAIEESTVYYTSHGNYLYAVDIKTGLEKWKFKAKGGALSSPIVVNEVVFFGSYDKYFYAVDAKTGQLKWKFKIKDGITSLPAIAGEMAFFGSYGKYLHAVDVNTGKDIWKIQLNANVRHAPVISEGIVYFGSYDKYLYAVDAKTGLQKWSFKTKGGVLSTPAIADDVVYISSHGKLLYAVNKKNGRKIWQFKTKGDVVSSPIVFDDKVYFGTRGKYLYAVDAKTGLEEWKYRTHGGVLSSPTVSEGVVYFGCFGRKLYALQRISLINVYGKVTNAVTGQPIQTDLTIHCLDNDKIIGYAKNDPETGNYIITYLDTVYCHQYKLLASDPFLLPDSLLIDIFEVAELKDINFDLELLPISGIAKNVLTDEPIETKITIKCIDTDQEIASTFTNPKDGSYKITIAGKDCFKYAVIASDTTLFPGGLIIDIFEIAERKDLTFDLQVIPISGKATNVLTGKPIETEIIVRCLDDNKIIGITKTNPVDGSYNMIFATGGDCFKYEVLASDTVLFPGGLNIETIDMKGELKNLNFDLSILQISGKVTNTKTKEPVETEVSVICLENGEVVSIAKTKAEDGSYSLTFVHDADCFTYSVLATDSSFFPVTLNLDIANVAKLKDLSFDLSLVPIEIGQTMRLNSIFFQTGKANLKDESLPELNRMLKLLQDFSTISIEVSGHTDNVGSDINNTKLSQKRAQAVADYLIKKGTVKERMLVKGYGETKPVSDNDTDEGRQLNRRVEFTILKK